In Leguminivora glycinivorella isolate SPB_JAAS2020 chromosome 17, LegGlyc_1.1, whole genome shotgun sequence, the DNA window ACTTGATGAATGCCTAATATGATTAGCTAAAGGTGAAGTTCGGATTGCGACTGTAAAACTGTTGTGACGCGACTAAAACCGCAATtagcctgtacaatgggttgtgttctgaggaactgtttgacatgataccaacggccacttttcatcatcgcaccgctcgccatcgacagggcgctcatccacacttCTTGCAACCTAattggtcgcgcaccgtgcggtttcagagggatttcctcccgcggacgctccggctgtggaaggAGCTCCCTGCCaaggtatttccgatgaactacagtatggggttcttcaagaaaggagtgtacaagtttctaatgggtcgtcaacgcgcatgcgacaccccttgggttgcaggcgtccataggttacggtgaccgctttccatcaggtgtaccgtatacctgtttgccaccgacgtggtattaaaaaaaatgaaaatttatttcTGTAGCATTGCAATTAGAaaaccgatacgaccttcaaactttCAGGAAAAAGCATACATTCATCTTAAAAAACGACAACgtacctccaacacttctgttgtttcgggtgtccatgagcGGGAAGAaacgcttaccatcaggcgacctgtctgctcgtttgattcctatcgcataaaaccagacagacagacggacagagtcgcaccataacagttccttttgtacctttttggtacggaaccctaaaaaccgttACCTTAATAGTCGTTCGGATGATAAAATGTAGCTGGATCTGAAAACTTTGTTGATAAAGTACGTaaactttataataaaatttatagcAGAATATATTAgcaacaaaatataaaaatatagaaaataaaCAACGGTGTCAATCAACATTGACATGTCATTTGTACTCGCTCGGCGGCCAGGATTCCaataataaggtttaatttataattttatactaTAGACATAAAGCCGTCCTTAGTGTTAAAAACCTAATTAAGTATATGCGGTTagccgtttgcaattttaaataaatgctAATGATTAATGAAACATGGTTCATATGTTCTAATACAGTTTAAAATTCCTTAAGCCTCATTACCAATGCAAACattgccaaataaataaataaaacatcccAGTTTCCTAAACAGTAAACTAGAGCAATCGAACTTAACGCGAATATGTTAAAGTGGCGTTCCGATTGGGGCTGCATAATATAAGGTATGGACATAGAGTGgtatacttatattgaccgggatatagaccgtgattacctttcagttgtcagttttccgtgatcatgatgcatgcaactgcgtcgaaatatcgggaactcgacaaaaatcaaaaaggtaatcacggtctatatcccggtcaatataagtctaatgaaaataaccgtgaatcattcaaaactcttagagTGGTATAGATAGttagatcatcatcatcatcatcatcagcctatcgcagtccactgctggacataggcctccccaatttcacgccaccgtttccgatcttcggctgctcgcatccagctgctgccagccatcctgcgcaaatcgtcgctccaccttGCCTAAGGGCGTCCTACTACGCTTGCCgagacgcggtctccactcaagaactcGTTTACCCCAACGGTTGTCGGTTCTACGGCTAATATGGCCAGCCCATTGCCACTTCAGCTTGCTAATACGGTGGGCTATGTCGATCACTTTGGTTCTCTGCCGGATAACCTCATTTCTGATTCGATCCCGCAGAGAGACGCCGCACATAGCCCTTTCCATAGCCCTAGTTAGATACCATCGCGGATTTTCTTGTAGTTAGGTCTAAGAGAGAGAGACAATTTCAGCATGTCGTTCTATTTTATCTATAGAGCACTGGCGGGTAAAAAATTTTGCTAGGCAGCAccgagcaaaaagaaacctacccttaacctaacctaatcaattttaggcaagccggtgggaatcggcttctatggaccagccgctgctgctaaaGAGTGAATTCATTATCCGTTTTTATGTCGCCTCAAACAGCCGGCAATGTTTTACATAATAAAGTGATTTCCGCGACCCCGCTACAGTTTCACGTCATATACTTATCCTTTACCGGACAGTCCGGCTCACCTTGACCGTGTCAGTGCATGACATTGCACCTAGTGCAAGTGTGCACTTGTCGGGTGGACAAGACCGATAATAGAAATGATAAGTGGCTTGTCCGTCCGCAAATCGCATGTGTGAACTAGAGCAaacatcgtaacttttccagcaattttggtGCAGAATTGTCGATTAAAGGAAAATGTAGATATCCGAAGCCATAAATGAGCCTTAATTGATCATTTACCCAGAAAACACAtgtatgaattattttatttctaccaCACTGCACCAAAATTACTGGAAAAGTTACgtctattattttaataagtctTGTACTTTTGTTAAAAgacttacattttaaataagtacctaccaatCGGAATGGAACAAGACAGAAGGTATCTTAATCTAAACCTTAGCGAGgaaattattaaatagaaattaagtGGTATTGATGTACCTTCCTACTCTTCATTTATGATAATaaccaaatattttttctccAATTCCAGATACTTCTGATAGGCAGTAGCCTATCACAGGAGCTAGAAGATAAACCGAAACTCTCAAAACTGCTCGAAGGCAACGGCATCAAAGACACACCTTCAGGCAAGGGGGTGAAGCGGCAGGTGTTCTCCACGAGTTTGGGGGGCTTTGGGGGCGTGGGGGGCTTGGGGAGCTTGGGGTCACTCAGCACAGGACTAGGGTCTATAGGGACCCCTATATCTAGCCTAGGCTCGCCAATAAGCGCGCCAGTAAGCCTCGCCGCTCCAGTCGGGATCCCGACAGCGCCAGTCGCAGTTGCCCCTTCAGCACCAGTTGCAGTCGCTCCCGTACAAACATCTGTCGATATAGCCCCCAACCCGGTCGTTCTCCGACAGGAAGTACCCAGATTCATCACCAGAACGATCACAAGAAACGTTCAAGTACCAGTCCAAGTACCAGTGCCTTACCCTGTTGAACGCCAAGTACCAGTACCTTATAACGTACCAGTCCCAGTACCTGTCGACAGACCGGTACCTGTTCCGGTAGTGCATAAAGTACCTGTTGAAGTTACAAGGCATGTCCCTGTGTATTATGAGAGGAAGGTCCCGTATCCGGTAAAAGTACCGGTGCACGTACCGCAGCCGTATCCGGTGACTGTGGACCGTCCGGTGCCGGTGGACAGGCCGGTGTATGTTGACCGTCCGGTGCCTGTACCACAGCCGGTGTATGTGGACCGTCCGGTAAATGTGCCAATCCCTGTGCAAGTGGACAGACCTGTGCCTGTTCCACAGCCCGTGGTAGTGGACAGGCCGGTGGCCGTGCCGTCGCCTGTGGTGGTCAGCCGACCTGTTCCCATCGCGCCTGCTATACAAACTGTCCCCGCTGTGTCTACAGTCCCCATCTCGAGTGGATTCCCGCTGGGAGGCCTGGGAGGCCTGCCCACAGGCCTAGGCGGCTTATCAACAGGTCTGGGCAGCTCTCTTGACCTATCCAACTCAATTTCAAATACGCTCGCTCTTAATGGACGCTAATTTATTGTAccttttgaatattgtattaatttattgagGAATATTTGAATAAAACATCGTTATGGgtgtattgttttatttatttgactagtaccaatatgtaaaacTTAACTTTAATATCAAGCTTATAAAATGTAGTCCAATTTGCTATGTTTAAAAATTTATTACCGCATAAGAAACACATCTATTAAAACTATCTTTGGTAAGAAGTACAAGAACATACAATTTCTCTATGTTGACTTTTTTTATAGTTAAGTACATATTTACTATACTTAAATAATTACCTTTTCACTACTAATTGGTAAGATTccaattaaaatagaaaaaaaaaaactaggtaACAAAACCGAAaataaaacctaaaaaaaactttttaccCGTAAAGGCGGGCCAGTCGCTACTCTtgaaaaagatcctcggaaattaatcgaaacatgtcgaacgttatatcgacaTGGAcgatacgtgagtaacccgcttaaaatatttttaaatatgtctgtgtctcacgggagttttatagttaaaattgaaACCTATATGATACCATGCAGGGTTAGAATATGATACATCTTGTAGCAGGGTTCATGGGACTGCCACGCTTGCAACGCCAGGCTCGAGCGAAGTCCGCGCTGTTTTGTAGGGCGCCGCGCGCGCGCACTGTTTGCGGCGAATGTTCGTCCGACAGTTCGTCTTGTAGGGACTCTTTGGTTGATACTCCGCACCATAGCTGTGGGAAGAAGATGATATGACACTTACAAGGTAGGTAGATGGAGAAATAAATGATCGCAAATATAAAACAATGAATTCTTTTTTGCACAAACAAATAGGTAATCACTTATCCGTCTCAACTGAGACTTGGAAAGGTCCTTCGATGAAAAAACGAAAAGAGTATAGGTGCACTAGAGAGTAGAAGAGTACAAGTGGTGACACAATACTTGAGCGCTGACCGTTATTGAGCAAAAGTAAAAAACAGGTCTCTCAGGTTATTACAGGGGGTTCAAGGGTATGCGTCCCCATGCACAGTtatcccctccacatttcactCAGTGCTTAACTTATGTGCCGCCACTTGTAACCCAGTGGTCTACTCACCGTGGCCGAAACCGGTCAGGATTACACAAAAGATCCcaatgggtcgaagtgtatctaAAAGGCTCATagatataagataagatataagAAATCGGTCAGGGAATAATCAGTCAATCAAACCTTTGCTAACGGAAAACATGCCCGAAGTTCCAACATTAGCAACATTACACTTAATGGTTCACCAGCTACTCACATTTCCATAAGACAAGAAGAATAGTTGTTCCGAGCTCATATGCTCGAAGCCAGGAAGCTTTGGTTCAGGGCCGTGCTTATGTAAATGTTCTCTCAGGGCTGCGAAGGCTTCCCGTAGGCCTCCGTTGTCGGCTATGTTCTCTCCTAGGGTCTTCTTGCCGTCTACctgttatattattaaatatttctatACTTCACATCTCAATACAAGAGTAACTAACCTAAGGTTGCGaacacaaaaaataataaaatttattctctTTCTGTATCAATTCGCGTCTGTActtgtaagtgcgttttcacattatccgatccgatatcggatgtcggaccgatatcccatacattacaggcgccatcttggattttttccattgaaatccttccgacatccgatatcggatcggataatgtgaaaacggactaactcGGTTGTAATTTGATTTCCTAGGGGACAGGGATTACCTAGTGTAGGAATCACGCCAACTATTGGTAAGTCACAAAActtttacaaatagtgcgatagggacggccccctgttttatcatttatcgcgcgaccatacttgcttGACAGAAAGATTGTCCAAGGTGCTCACATATATCTAAACATTCCTCTAGGCTAGTTTTAGTGTCACGTCCGAgcggagcgatccgcgcgaccaatttgtatggaGTTGATGAAGTTGTCGTAAAACGCTCTCTGAAGTTAACACATATTAACCAGCCTTATTGGTTTAAGTTTTTCGTCAGGTGCTCTCCAATAACTTACATGTTCATCTAGCTCAGGGATGTAGTAGTCATTGTATTGGTCGATGAAGCACTGCGTCATGTTGATGAACTCGTGTACGGTGCTGTTGGACCACCAGGGGAGCAGGTTGCCGTTCTTGTCAAACTGACGGCCTGCGGAGTAAAGAAGATTGAAGACTGAGAGCTGCAAAAGttcatggcgaatttatcaatgaatttattcataACTTCCCCATGCAATTTTGTAGCTCACTGTAGTTAGTATCAAACTTTACaaacctaaaattaaaaaaaggaaaacatTAAAACACAACAGGGTTTGTATTGTAACAGTACTCGTTGAAAGGGGAAGGGGAGGGGAAgttttatacaataaatataagaCTTATATACAATAACTGTGTGAGATTAGTAAAGAAAAGTACCCACCAATAACGAAAACTATGTATAATGCACCAAATAAATTTCTAAATGAAGATGCTAAAGTTATTAGTAACGATAAACAATTAGCGTTAATGAAACCGAAATCGGCTCAAAGATATTTTTTCATTATCATTTTAGTCTTGCATGCATATCAGCTCATAGACTTcatagggccacttgcaccaactaaaatggagggttaaccagagggttaactcaccattttatatggaatttgacagataacagctaactaaccctgagttaagtggttggtgcaagtgggccatagagaaataaaatttaaagaGTTAACACTGTAAGCTGACTAATTTCTTTGTGAATAGGACAAAAGAAGAGTCCAACTTACCAAAGTTGTCAAATCCATGAGTTATCTCGTGACCCAACACGGTACCGAGAGACCCGTAGTTGAGGGAGCTGTAAAATTTAATAATGTTACAAAATTGTCAGTCGCATTAACAACAATATTTGCTGATGAATACTTACTCTAGTCCCAAATCAAAGAATGGATATTGCAACATTACAAGAGGTATAGCTGcgtccaaaaatttaaaaagaaTTTGATTGAATTATATTCAGAAGTCtactatttctttattttaaatttcatacGTTTAAAGTCAAATCTTTAAGAAAGTACTCACTTATAGTGTTTTCTTGAAAAGTATGATACGCATTAACTTCAGTAGGATCTGTGGCCCACGTAAAGTTATTTCCATTCCTAAACTTGTTTAGAGCCTTCTTAATTTTGACttgtattatatttatcatGTTATCTAAATGTGTGTCCACATTTACTTCTACTCCTTCGTAATACTGTTCTAGTTTCCCTTCGTCTAGTAGCCAGTCTGGAAATCCTATGAGTGATTTCATTTGGATGATCTTCTGGTACGTTGCTAGCTTTGTATCATCATCCATCCATTTAGCTTGCCCCACTAGGTGGGACAGTGCGTTTTTCATTTCGTGGAGCATGGTTTTAATCTGAAGGCAACATTTTATTGTTACTTTGTTGGAATACCTACTGGAGTCTTTGATCTTTATGTCTCAAGTGTTTGGACTTTATCAGGCTATTACTCTTTGTAACTAATTAAATAGAGTACAAATGTTTAATACCAAAACATGTCTTGTCATAAACATTCAATTTGTTAAAAGCAACATTAGCCTGAATTGATAATCAATCAGATAAACCTTATACTACCTACAAAATACTAgtaccttttttagggttccgtagtcaactaggaacccttatagtttcgccatgtctgtctgtccgtccgtccgtccgcggataatctcagtatttAACTACATCTAAGCTCAAAATTCATCTAAGctctttgcacctctggggtgccttaggactacaacaacaagCTCAAAATATAAATCATCAAATTGCCTTCTTAAAAAATCTGGTTGAGCGTGTTCGACCCCCTAGTAACTCTAAATCTGATAACTtggcggtctagcacaactgGCACTCTCGCctgcgagtccatacttgaagtcgcgctagatgtatggactcgcgcgcgacaacgcaAGTTGTGGTAAGAATTCAGTAGATGAGTTTTAAGCGAAAATATAGTTTCAAACATCAAAATTTTGATTACCTTGGGTTTGGTAACGTTATAAAAGCTAGGGTCAGCAATGGCGTAAGATACAGCCATGCCCATAAGGTCATTGACTGCGCTTGCGCACATGAGGCTGCGCGGCGACGGGGCCCCGCGGTGCGGGTGCATGGCGTCGTATGAGCGTTGGAACAGCGTGCGGACTTCCGACGTTGTGTGGACGGACATTACTTCCATTACCTGGAGAAAAGTCACACAAATGTAGAAAAATAAAGTCAAACTACATTGGATGTTAGTCGCCGTGGCTCTCTGGAAACCACGGAGTCGCCATTATGTTAAAATATTTCGACGTATAACGTTAGGTGAACGTCTTTTATAACCCGTGGTACCTCAGGTTACATTACATTGCATGTTGccatttttaatttcaaaaattttttgtCGTTCAAAACGTGAATTTTTAGCTACTGCATAGTGGGTAAGTTGATGagaattttgaatactttttaaGTCTTTTTTACTCCATTATTTTTCCTCGTAAGGCCCATCATATAGTTAGTTTTCCTAtttttaatagaaaataaattaactattgcaatttcaaaataatttcCGGATTTACAAAACAGTACCTACACCTACTGTATTTGAGCTTACCTTGATCCAAATATACAACTCCAAAACAACCGGTGGCGTCCTAGCAACCAACGCCGACATCAGAGACATATATTTCAAATCAGCATCAGACACCAAAATCTTGTCATTTTGATAATCTAGCTCAACGTTGCTGATATTGAATACTCCTTCCAAGTACCGCTTCCAGATAGGAGAAGCTGTTGCATTGTTGCTTTCTACAACAGCATCTGTGTGTGCTTGGATTTCATCTACTGTGAATTCTGGTATATTTGAGAATAATTCTTCATCGGAAATTGTACTGTTATCCGATTCTAActggaataaaaataaaagtatctATAAAAAAGGTGATAAATAGCTGACAGTTTCTACAAATATTGATCTAGACTATCGTTCTCTAGGACGTTTACCTTACTTTGTAGATAGTAAAAGAAATC includes these proteins:
- the LOC125235479 gene encoding endothelin-converting enzyme 2, which produces MNAWPGEGGDIMGPHVTRTGSAKTTTPPLKNGSDLRESGYLIAVGSRTARFRRKHQSKMLLIMLLVLLLLLLCIAIVMTVLYIKQKRHRPHRVCETKECLRSAANLALSMDTSADPCDDFYKYVCGNWAVDHPRPDAYRSYDWFRDKQTKVYTVVRDFLSGNGSGPRPVQQAKDMYAACMNTETLDKLGLKPVIKVLESLNLPSYPTFVNITEDFDYSSYNFDWLETVIQVKVKLGMDVLIGFDIFTDPRNSSVYRLVMGSPETTNPFPSVHNERKRHAGKKSQRLGIPSNPKKPDDFILFNNENYFESMEKSSDENKHAHIYKLFYAELIKLFVLESGGRDVSKLSETELDQNIFLTADEYWSINNDLYELESDNSTISDEELFSNIPEFTVDEIQAHTDAVVESNNATASPIWKRYLEGVFNISNVELDYQNDKILVSDADLKYMSLMSALVARTPPVVLELYIWIKVMEVMSVHTTSEVRTLFQRSYDAMHPHRGAPSPRSLMCASAVNDLMGMAVSYAIADPSFYNVTKPKIKTMLHEMKNALSHLVGQAKWMDDDTKLATYQKIIQMKSLIGFPDWLLDEGKLEQYYEGVEVNVDTHLDNMINIIQVKIKKALNKFRNGNNFTWATDPTEVNAYHTFQENTITIPLVMLQYPFFDLGLDSLNYGSLGTVLGHEITHGFDNFGRQFDKNGNLLPWWSNSTVHEFINMTQCFIDQYNDYYIPELDEHVDGKKTLGENIADNGGLREAFAALREHLHKHGPEPKLPGFEHMSSEQLFFLSYGNLWCGVSTKESLQDELSDEHSPQTVRARGALQNSADFARAWRCKRGSPMNPATRCIIF
- the LOC125235632 gene encoding tetra-peptide repeat homeobox protein 1-like yields the protein MAVLPVFMILLIGSSLSQELEDKPKLSKLLEGNGIKDTPSGKGVKRQVFSTSLGGFGGVGGLGSLGSLSTGLGSIGTPISSLGSPISAPVSLAAPVGIPTAPVAVAPSAPVAVAPVQTSVDIAPNPVVLRQEVPRFITRTITRNVQVPVQVPVPYPVERQVPVPYNVPVPVPVDRPVPVPVVHKVPVEVTRHVPVYYERKVPYPVKVPVHVPQPYPVTVDRPVPVDRPVYVDRPVPVPQPVYVDRPVNVPIPVQVDRPVPVPQPVVVDRPVAVPSPVVVSRPVPIAPAIQTVPAVSTVPISSGFPLGGLGGLPTGLGGLSTGLGSSLDLSNSISNTLALNGR